In a single window of the Lineus longissimus chromosome 4, tnLinLong1.2, whole genome shotgun sequence genome:
- the LOC135486356 gene encoding CXXC motif containing zinc binding protein-like: MVKIGLQFKADLDNITNLHPEGDDFRWYIKFKCLNCGEETHDFTYLTLTESTPVKGGRGKASLVLKCRLCLRENSVDIIPESYHPYNIEDSGKFKTVVAFDCRGIEPTDFSPRVGFAADSSFDNGVNFQDISLTEKDWSDYDEKAKATVGIYDVTHQFKKLK, translated from the exons GTTCAAGGCTGAcctggacaacatcaccaacctTCATCCAGAAGGGGATGATTTTAGGTGGTACATAAAG TTCAAGTGCCTCAACTGTGGAGAAGAGACTCATGATTTTACCTACCTGACTTTGACG GAGAGCACTCCAGTAAAAGGTGGCCGAGGAAAGGCGAGTCTGGTTCTGAAGTGTAGGCTATGTTTAAGAGAAAATTCAGTTG ATATCATTCCTGAGAGCTATCATCCATACAACATCGAAGACAGTGGAAAGTTCAAGACAGTGGTTGCCTTTGACTGCCGAGGTATTGAGCCAACTGATTTCTCCCCACGTGTAGGATTTGCTGCAGATAGTTCATTTGATAATGGTGTGAACTTTCAAGATATTTCATTGACAGAAAAG GACTGGTCAGACTATGATGAGAAGGCTAAAGCAACAGTTGGAATCTATGATGTTACCCATCAGTTTAAAAAGTTGAAGTGA